The following is a genomic window from Fundulus heteroclitus isolate FHET01 chromosome 16, MU-UCD_Fhet_4.1, whole genome shotgun sequence.
TCACCGCCTTGTCTCGTGTCCGCGGCGGAGGAAGTCTATAAATACAGGAAACGCCGAACCAGAAGGGGACGAAGTTGCGAAACTCCCGAGTAGGAGGGAGCTACCCTGCAAAGcctgctgaaagaaaaaaaggaactttaaaaagaaaaaaagaaaaaataacctTAAAAACTGAAACCTTAAACGCCAATCCTCCAAAAATACTACCACGTACtggaatacttttttttgtaacgcTAATCTATTCAATGTGAAGaaagtatttatacttttttttctatttgcacTAACCAACGGTACTTCAGAactactgagcatttttattttttacgatAAAGTAAGTATTTCTTTTACACAATTGTTTTAAATTCGTAtcggtgttctttttttttttgcatgtattaTCATAGTCTAGCTCACAGTTTGTAAGCTGATTTGCAGCGTCAGTCGACGAACTTATTGGGAGGGGTAAGATAAAACTGACTACCTTATTATTTTATCTCGGTGAAACGTTTTCCTGCAGCAAAGTGGACGTAATGTTCGGCCGAACCCTCGCCTGTGCTGATGtaactcgttttttttttgttttgttttgtgatgTTGCGACAAAATTGACTGGGTTGACGTTGGTGTAAAAAATGATATTATTTAATACGGGTGTGTGTGTTAATTAGAAGAGGATCCGCGGATGATTTGAATGAGTGTACATTTCTTTCTCTCAAGGCGCATGGAAAGAAGCACTTGGTCATTCTCTACAAGTTCTCGCCTCTTGCGCGTCACGGTGCAAGGCGATTATTTTAACACCCCCGTGTCTCACTGCATATCAACCAAAAAGCCGTTTAATCCGCAAAGGATTTCCTTCTTCgctctgcagaaaaaaaaataattaaaaaaattgccaaacaTGGGTGTAGACGCGGTTTGGTTAAAGTCCTATTTCGACACAGCTTGTGTCAGTGGGACTGCTCGGACAGCAACAAACCCCGTGACAGGGTCGTGCCTtgaaatgccccccccccttccgCCTATTTCCTCACAAACTTATCCACCGTTATCGGTTATTGCCAGTGCATTAACTCGGTTAAGTTCGGCGTTAATTAAACGCAGAATCCCCCCGCAGTACTTTTCCgcccccccccttcctctgcCTCATGGAGGGCGTTATGTAAGAGGATTCCCTGTTCTAGTGCAAGGTTAATATGCCCAGTGCCTACTCTTTTGACATCTGTGTGGCTGTAGCTGCAGGATCAACATGAAATCcagatggggtgggggggtgttaTATTAGCGTTGCGCAATGGTTGTGCCACAGTCTTTGCCTTCGTCTGCAGGGCGTTTTTGATTACGTGTGTCCGAGCTCGCTGCAATCAAAACAATGCGTTTATAACAAATCAAGTCTATTTCAACATACCCTtcctcgatatgcttgcatttACTCAtaatttcctttctttttgactctttttgtttcttccaggaaacaacaacaacaacaaaaaaaaaaatctattgacACCCTTTGGAAGGACGCCACTTTTACAAAACCAgcacttttgatttttttcattttgcctCCCCCCCTTGCCCTGGAGCACGTCGGCGTTTGCCGAACACGGATAAGCGAAGCCGAGCCGGTTGGACGCGTTCAAGGTCAGAGCCAGCTAATCTCCACGCACCTGGCACACTTCAGCAGTTCGCTATGCAGCTCGAAATCCAAGTAGCTCTCAACTTCATCATCTCGTACCTGTACAACAAGCTGCCGAGGAGGCGGGTCAACATCTTCGGCGAGGAGCTGGAGCGGCAGCTGAAGCAGAAGTACGAAGGACACTGGTACCCGGACAAGCCATACAAGGGCTCAGGATTCAGGTGCATCCACGTGGGCGAGAAGGTGGACCCCGTGGTGGAGAAGGCGGCGAAGGAGAGCGGGCTGGAAATCGAAGACGTCCGCAACAACCTGCCCCAGGACCTCAGCGTGTGGATCGACCCCTACGAGGTGTCCTACCAGATCGGCGAGAAGGGGCCGGTCAAGGTGCTGTACGTCGACGACAGCAACGAGAGCGCAGCCGGGAACGGAGGGGTCGACCTGGACAAGGAGATCAAGAACAGCTTCAACCCAGACGCGCAGGTCTTCATGCCCATCAGCGAGCCGCTGACCGGGAGCTCCCCGGGCTCCAGCTCTCCCTCTCCCCCCTTCGGCCACTCGGCGGCGGTCAGCCCCACCTTCATGCCCCGCTCCACGCAGCCTTTAACCTTCACAACAGCCACCTTCGCGGCCACCAAGTTCGGCTCCACTAAGATGAAGAGCAGTGGACGCAACGGCGGCGGCaacagcggcggcggcggcggcgccgGGAACAAAGTGGCGCGTACCTCTCCCACCAACTTGGGCCTGAATGTGAACAGTCTCCTGAAACAGAAAGCCATCTCCACCTCCATGCACTCGCTGTACGGGCTGGGACTCGGTGTGCAGCAACCGCAGCACCAGAAGCCCTCCGCCCTGTCCCCCAACGCCAAGGAGTTTGTGTTCCCCAACCTGCAGGGCCAAGGCGGCCAGAGCGCTCTGTTCCCCGCAGACAGCCCGCTGCAGTACAGCAATGCCTTCGACGTGTTTGCGGCCTACGGTGGCCTTAACGACAAGTCTCTCATGGATGGCTTGAGTTTCAGCTTAGGCAACATGCAGTATTCTAACCAGCAATTCCAGCCAGTTATGGCCAACTAGTACACGTAAAGGTACTACTTAAGCTACTACTTCATATGGAAACGACCAGAGATAATGTGATAGgggaaacaaacacaaatgcacattaaataaaaaaaataaaaaaaaagtttaaacaaaaacagaatgtcaaatataaaaggaaaaaggacTTGTCACATGTAAAATCCGAGTTTCAAGTCTTAAGAGATTGAGCCCGAGGGTGAATTGCTTTGTCCCCTTGAGTtatacttgttttttatttttattttatttcttaatgaAGCTTGTAGTACAAGTTGTCCAAGCTTGGTTACCTAAACTTCAAAAATGCATTATTGTTATTTCTTTTGCCAACCAagcacaaaatatttttttatgtaactgttttaagatacaaaaaaaaaagaagacaaaaaaaaaaaaacaccaccatAAGTCATGGCCTCTTTCAGTATTTAAATATAACTGGACTTTGCCAGTTTTTCAAGAAATTGGCATCAATAAGTGGGAATTCCTGGTCTTTTTCtaattgtataatttaatttagtaCAGAGTTTGTAAAATATCAGAGTATCTATTGTTTCTACAACATGGTATTGCATTTATATCTTTTTACTACTCCAGTGATCTGTGATGGCTGCAGCAACtttatgtttcctttttttattgaaattataaaatgaatccatctttgaaaaaaaacaaaacattgactATCCTGAAGATTGTGTACAGACTATTCCGTAGTGGTGGGATTTAAGAATATTtgcttttttgacaaaaatataagAGTTGTATTTTCTGTTAAGAGTTTAAAGACTTTTGCTATATTATGGACAAAATGTAATCGTATATTAATTTTGTACCTACATTGTGCAATACTTGATAAAGCAAACGGTATAACAAAGTATTCGGAGTCAGTGTCTTACATGTTAAGAGGGACTGATAGTTTATTAAGTTTGTATTAAAAAGCTTGAAAATAAGAAACGTGTTCACTTTGTGTTTGGTGCTTATGGTTGAGTAATTTGAGGCGTCTCTGTAGGGGTTTTACAAACATGTTGGGGCATGATACCTTTTCTTCTTAAAGGTAGAATCCCGTTTTTCTTGACACAGCCACTCGTTCTTAATAATTTCTTCATAACCGCCAGAGCTAATCGTTAATTTGCTTCGGGTAGTTGCCCTAAAACATGAACAGTATCGTAAAAGGCAGAAATTATTGGTTTATTGTAACCAGTTTTCTGGTAACATTTCTGTTTGACTAACATTAACATGCTCCAACACAAATCATATTCTGCTTCTGTATACCCAGTAAGTACCTGGCAACATATTTCTGGCTGGTGAAGGTGTTGGCTAACCGTTGCCCTCGGTTTAAGTGTCATGACACTTTAACTCAGAAGCACGACTTTGCTCAACATGAGCACTTCCTGAACAGAAGCACAACCGTGCCAGGCTGTTAGCCAACCAAGTCATTTGAAGAATAATTGAGTTTAGCCTGAGAAGCTTAAGTTTAAGCATTAGCTGTTAGGTAGCATCAAGCTAACTAAGGGGGAGTCAAACTAACCCATTAGCCAAGTAACCGGGACTAAAACAGAACCCTCAGTCAACTGTTAGCTAacagctagctagctaacattCAAAGTCCAACCCTGTTTAGCTTAAAAACCTCCTGCACTAAAAACATAACATGAAAAGACTGTTGGCTAGCAAGCTGCTAAGccatttaacatgttttatagGCATGAGCTAATCTAAACTGGGACTTTAAGCAGCTTATTGTCTGTAGAAAAGACAATACATgagtctttttcttcttcaaatatCACCATTATGAGGCCACTAGGACTTTATATAGTTTAGAAACATGATTATTAAAGAgtattacaaaaaaacacatgtttaaCTCAAGCAGACCTGAATAATAAAGTGgctgaaagctaaaaaaacaaaggtaacTTTTCACCCAGTGTCCTTGGTGACGTGAACTGTTAATGGATAACGagctactttttcttttttttttttttagccctggGTAGAATATATCCCAGTGTGTCAATTaccaaattaacatttttaacaggGGTTACTGTATTAAACCTTTACAATAAACTTTGAGGTCTTCTGAATCTTGAAAGGTTAGCAGAAATACAAAGCAGCTTTGATTCCTAACTATCCAATTTAGGCCTTTCAGTTGCAAATATCAAAATAATGCTCTGACTCATCAAAAGCCTGACTTCTTTCAATGGCTGTTGCCTTATATACCTTTAGGTATGGCTGATATGATAGGTATGGCAAAGTCAAATAGATAATGCTCATAATTGTATATGCAATATATGATTagactttaaagtaaaaatagatGTCCCTGATGACATCCtgatttaaaagagaaaaaaaaaaaggctgcttcTGCTTAGAGGTTCCTGGACCGTTTCATGATAGCACGAACCGGCTGAAATCACCCTGACCCTGCAAGCGTGTCAGGGTCCCCCCAGGGCTGGCTCATCATCACTTGTCTGTCTGCGTGTCCTCTGATACTCTCGGGACGTGATAGGGCTGTGTAAAGTTCAGCCCGGATGTGCGTTTATCTCGGGGCACTGATACAGGGTTCtggtgggtgtgtgtgtttgtttttcttgctctGTGGCACCGTGTTTGTGCGCACATATGAGGGTCAGAGTGACTGTCGGTTGAAGTCTTTCTGGAAAAAGCAATACCTTGAATGACTACCCCTCACTCTTTTTGAACCATCTCTTGTTATTTTTGTCGACACTGCTTTAAAGTCGTTACTCCGGAGTGAGACTCCCGGCAGGGTTAACGGAGGCAGCAAAGCAGAGTCACACATATCTACTCCCTCGTTCCGCATGCTGTTACGCTACACACGGTGTGAACTAACAGGACATATGAGGTTGACACCAGCGAAGTCTTTTAGCAGCAATGAAACCAAGGATGGTCTAGAGACGCTTGAGTAGCAATTGCAAGCGCTACTAACAGGGACACAGTACGTTAAATTGTAAAAGTTAGTAATTTTTTTGGAGCTGAGACAGAATTTTAACTTAGTATGTGCTGTACAGTAATAACAAGTAATCGCAATGATTTCTGGTCAACACTTAATATACAGTGCCCTGTGAAAGTCTCCATACCCCTTTTTAgctatttcacattttatcatgcCACAGCCGCAACGTCCACTGTATTTTGTCGAAGATTTATGTGACAACTAAACACAAGGGAATGGATAACTGTGAAGTGATTggacaatattttttaaattttgaaaattgctcacaaataaaaatccagtttAGTGAGATTTGCGGTTGTCTTCAGCCCCCAGAGTCAATACTTTTGTGGGACTATCTGTCATTGTCTGGGACATGTTGGGACATGTAGTTTTAttgtatgttttggatcattttcctgctggaagatgtaCCTCCTACTCGGTAAGAAGTCTTTTGCGGCCGGTAACACGATATTTTCCAGGATTGCactgtatttagcttcatccatcatTCTTACGACCCTATCCAGCTTCCATGTTGCTGCTATAGATAAGTATCTcctcagcatgatgccgccTCCACTATGCTTTACCTTGGTGGATGGTGGTTTCATAGTATGAGCtgtgttagatttttttttaccccaatcACAGCATTTTCCATGTAGACCAAAAGGttacattttgtcttgtttgaTCAGAACTGCCCTGCATAACTTGTAGTCAtctttaaatagtttttcttttcattatacTGCAACAAAGGCTTTTGTCTCTCCTCCAAAAGGAGCAGATTTGTAGAGTCCACGAGGAATAGTTGTCCTGTTGGTCTAAAGTAAATTACACTCAAATAGACCTTGTTTTTATGTGACATACGATAGCAATTTGTagcaatatatttatttagggATATTAGATCTAAAGGGGATTAATACAAATGTACATCacaattttgatatttttatttataaaacgtGATAAGTTGTAACCTTGTAATATTTTCCGTCCACTTCATAGTTACGCACTATTGTCTGTGCTGTTCTATgacatacatccatccatccattttccgaaccgctttatccctcatagggtcgcgggggttgctggtgcctatctccagcgtttcTATGACATACAATCCCAAATAAATACAGTCAGGTTTTTGGTTGTTACATGCAGCATTTCAAAAACTGCGAAACAGTTAAAGGGTTTGTGTACTTTTGCACTGTACAAATCAcgtttctgaaataaattctttgatagaaaaaaaagaaaatattttaacgCTTAACTAAAAGCTCCATACCTATGACCAATTACTATAatgatatacatttttttaattcaaaaggaaaataacactGGATGGGTTTCATCTTAATTTGCTGAGCTGATAGTCCTGATTACATATTCTAACCATACTGCTTAATTTCTTTACTCTGAAAATGTCTAAATGAAAGAAGCATGAAGGAAACAATAACATAAAGACAACCACATAAAAAAAGGTAGTTTTGAGAATTAAATGTGGGAGAAAATCTACATTAGAGTTCCAATAGGAccagaaaagcaaagaaacacaGAAAGATTGGATTTTTATGAGAAGCAGAGACACTGGAGATAAGGGATAGTGCAATGTGACCAGAAAGAGAAACATTGCCACCTCTGCTATCAATGCTAATTTCATGTCAAACTCATAGCTCAGTCCCCCATCAACCCCCACCGTCCCTGTTATAAAACTCAGGTGGAGCTCCAGTCAGCTTGTGTCCCAGCCAGCCAACAAGGCTTTATGGTAACGTTACACttctcagcagaaaaaaaaaaaaaaaggtcagttaATGGTTTTGCCCTGTTCCAACTCCACATCTATTTCTGGAAGCATGCTGAAGCTGATTAAACAATGATAAGCCGGAAGGTACTGAGCTTGTCTCTGAACATTACTTCACCACACCTTATCCTCACCCTTTCAGAGGAAAGACAGTCTTTACCCAACACAGAAAAATACGCGCCTTTACATTTTCTTCCTTACTTGATGCTGGTTTAGATCGGCTCACagcccaaaaaaagaaaaacttcatATCTTTTTATGATTCACCTAAATTGATGTGGAGATTAAACCTAATGAGAATCAAGTAAAATGTCGTATCCTGTTAGGAATTAGATGTGGGATTTGGTTTTCTGATGGTTTTCCTACGCTCTTTGCTGTACCCCTGTATTCACACTTTCGCCTACACACACACTCAGTGAACTGCATTTAGACTTTCTGATGTATAGTgggttagttttatttttattttttatttttttactttgaaaaaatgCTTAGCAACAGCACAAAGTACAAAACAGTGTGTGGTAGCACCTTTTATGtgcagaagaaaacaaaaaaacaacaactaaccAGCACTTTTAGCTCGCCCCTCCCTCTCAACACAACACTGAGGGACATCCTTCAGTTTCCAGTGCAGCCTGTAATGCCACTCCCATAATGATGCCTTACAGTTGAGTGGCGGAAAAGATAACTATCACACGCTGCAAGTCAGTGTGTATATAATCTACAATGATGCTTGTTATCGCAGGTCTTCTAAAATCCAGGTGCTCCGGCTAATTCAGGCGGTTATCAAAAGCATTTATGTATGCTGTTAAACGTCCAATGTTCATCAAGATGATTCCTAACACCCCATGTGAATTTGATAGTTAAAGTCTAAATGGAGCTCCGTCATAACAAATCCCAAAATGCAGTACACCAAAAACTATATTGACGAAAGTATTTGGCCTCCCTTCAAAACAATTTGATTCAGGTTTTCAATCACTTCCA
Proteins encoded in this region:
- the LOC105939439 gene encoding protein Tob1 → MQLEIQVALNFIISYLYNKLPRRRVNIFGEELERQLKQKYEGHWYPDKPYKGSGFRCIHVGEKVDPVVEKAAKESGLEIEDVRNNLPQDLSVWIDPYEVSYQIGEKGPVKVLYVDDSNESAAGNGGVDLDKEIKNSFNPDAQVFMPISEPLTGSSPGSSSPSPPFGHSAAVSPTFMPRSTQPLTFTTATFAATKFGSTKMKSSGRNGGGNSGGGGGAGNKVARTSPTNLGLNVNSLLKQKAISTSMHSLYGLGLGVQQPQHQKPSALSPNAKEFVFPNLQGQGGQSALFPADSPLQYSNAFDVFAAYGGLNDKSLMDGLSFSLGNMQYSNQQFQPVMAN